The following coding sequences lie in one Thermomicrobium sp. 4228-Ro genomic window:
- a CDS encoding HpcH/HpaI aldolase family protein — protein MRENTAKRKMFAGQPAFGYTLQLGAPLVAEALANCGIDFILIDTQHGTFGSDTIIATLMALSCGRAVPMARVARNDYTLIGRLLDDGALGIIVPLVHTREDAQAVADACHFPPLGKRSWGWGRARIYGSDYPEWIDRELFVAVQIESAQAVENAEAILSVPGIDGCWIGPGDLALSLGVDPRHAAEDERQQRAIERVLQACRNTGKIAGYAAYSIEDALQRAAQGFRFVTAGSDIGFLIQGAIRGVQQLGLSAQMGRGYGE, from the coding sequence ATGCGAGAGAACACCGCAAAGCGAAAGATGTTCGCAGGCCAGCCTGCCTTCGGCTACACACTCCAGTTGGGTGCACCGCTGGTCGCCGAGGCACTGGCGAACTGTGGGATCGACTTCATCCTCATCGATACGCAGCACGGGACGTTCGGGTCGGATACGATCATCGCCACGCTGATGGCCCTTTCCTGCGGTCGAGCTGTCCCGATGGCACGGGTCGCGCGGAACGATTACACCTTGATCGGGCGCCTGCTCGACGACGGTGCACTCGGGATCATCGTGCCACTCGTGCATACGCGAGAAGACGCTCAAGCTGTCGCCGATGCTTGTCACTTCCCACCGCTCGGGAAGCGTTCATGGGGGTGGGGGCGTGCCCGGATTTACGGTTCCGACTATCCGGAATGGATCGACCGAGAACTGTTCGTCGCGGTGCAGATCGAGAGCGCGCAAGCAGTGGAAAACGCCGAGGCGATCCTCTCGGTTCCTGGCATCGACGGGTGCTGGATCGGTCCGGGCGATCTCGCCCTTTCGCTCGGTGTGGACCCGCGGCATGCAGCGGAAGACGAGCGGCAGCAACGGGCGATCGAGCGGGTTCTCCAGGCCTGTCGGAACACTGGGAAGATCGCAGGTTACGCTGCGTACAGCATCGAGGATGCGTTGCAACGTGCGGCGCAAGGATTCCGGTTCGTCACGGCTGGCAGTGACATCGGCTTTCTCATCCAGGGTGCGATTCGGGGCGTTCAGCAGCTGGGATTGAGTGCGCAGATGGGGCGGGGATACGGCGAGTGA